A genomic stretch from Enterobacter dykesii includes:
- the ydgT gene encoding transcription modulator YdgT: MTVQDYLLKFRKINSLESLEKLFDHLNYTLSDNQDIINMYRAADHRRAELVSGGRLFNVGEVPKSVWRYVL, translated from the coding sequence ATGACAGTTCAGGACTATTTATTAAAATTTCGCAAGATCAATTCGCTTGAGAGCCTGGAAAAACTGTTTGACCATCTGAACTACACCCTGTCGGATAATCAGGACATCATTAATATGTATCGCGCCGCTGACCATCGCCGTGCGGAGCTGGTTTCCGGAGGTCGTTTGTTCAACGTGGGTGAAGTGCCTAAGTCCGTATGGCGTTACGTTTTATAA
- a CDS encoding DUF2569 domain-containing protein has translation MTATPGDRIGGWLIAPLAWLLVALLSASLALLLYTTALITPHAIQTLMSQSVLNIAMWFVSFVFAIGMWYYTLWLTIAFFKRRKSVPKHYIIWLLISVLLAVKAFAFSPVSDALAVRQLLFPLLAAALLVPYFKRSTRVKNTFVNP, from the coding sequence ATGACCGCAACGCCTGGAGATCGCATTGGAGGCTGGTTAATCGCCCCACTGGCATGGCTGCTGGTTGCCTTATTAAGCGCATCACTTGCGCTGCTGCTGTATACCACCGCGCTGATTACTCCTCACGCTATCCAGACCCTGATGTCGCAAAGCGTGCTGAATATTGCGATGTGGTTTGTGTCGTTCGTTTTCGCGATTGGTATGTGGTACTACACCCTGTGGTTGACCATTGCCTTCTTTAAGCGCCGCAAAAGTGTACCTAAACACTACATTATCTGGCTGCTGATTTCGGTTCTGCTGGCGGTTAAAGCGTTTGCTTTTTCGCCCGTATCAGATGCTCTGGCCGTTCGTCAGCTGCTTTTCCCGTTACTGGCCGCCGCGCTGCTGGTCCCCTATTTTAAGCGTTCGACGCGGGTAAAAAACACCTTCGTGAACCCGTAA
- the blr gene encoding division septum protein Blr, with the protein MNRIIELAGWIVLGVSVILLGVASHIDNYQPPEPVTVAQPK; encoded by the coding sequence ATTAATCGAATCATTGAATTAGCGGGATGGATTGTCCTTGGGGTTTCGGTCATTTTGCTGGGCGTTGCCAGCCATATCGATAACTACCAGCCGCCGGAGCCTGTCACAGTCGCCCAACCTAAGTAA
- the rsxB gene encoding electron transport complex subunit RsxB, with amino-acid sequence MNAIWIAIASISVLGLVFGLILGYASRRFAVEDDPVVEKIDELLPQSQCGQCGYPGCRPYAEAVGIQGEKINRCAPGGEAVMLKIAALLNVDPQPVDGDAEVQEPVRALAVIDEANCIGCTKCIQACPVDAIVGATRAMHTVVADLCTGCNLCVAPCPTQCIELRPVETTTESWKWDLQTIPVRNIPVEQHA; translated from the coding sequence ATGAATGCTATCTGGATTGCCATCGCCTCTATCAGCGTCCTGGGGTTGGTGTTTGGCCTTATCCTGGGTTATGCCTCCCGCCGTTTCGCGGTAGAGGACGATCCTGTTGTTGAGAAAATTGATGAGCTCCTGCCGCAAAGCCAGTGCGGGCAGTGCGGCTACCCGGGCTGCCGTCCCTACGCGGAAGCGGTAGGCATTCAGGGTGAAAAAATTAACCGCTGCGCCCCTGGCGGCGAAGCGGTGATGCTGAAAATTGCGGCCCTGCTTAACGTCGATCCACAGCCCGTTGATGGCGATGCGGAGGTGCAGGAACCGGTTCGCGCCCTCGCCGTGATCGACGAGGCAAACTGCATCGGCTGTACCAAATGTATTCAGGCCTGCCCGGTTGACGCCATTGTTGGCGCCACCCGCGCCATGCACACCGTCGTGGCGGATCTGTGCACCGGCTGTAACCTCTGCGTGGCCCCCTGCCCGACGCAATGTATTGAGCTGCGCCCGGTTGAAACGACTACCGAAAGCTGGAAGTGGGATCTTCAAACCATTCCGGTTCGCAATATTCCTGTGGAACAACATGCTTAA
- the rsxA gene encoding electron transport complex subunit RsxA codes for MTDYLLLFVGTVLVNNFVLVKFLGLCPFMGVSKKLETAMGMGLATTFVMTMASICAWLIDTWILIPLGLIYLRTLAFILVIAVVVQFTEMVVRKTSPALYRLLGIFLPLITTNCAVLGVALLNINLGHNFMQSALYGFSAAVGFSFVMVLFASIRERLAAADIPAPFRGNAIALVTAGLMSLAFMGFSGLVKL; via the coding sequence ATGACCGATTACTTACTGCTCTTTGTCGGCACCGTGCTGGTTAACAACTTCGTTCTGGTGAAGTTCCTTGGCCTGTGCCCGTTTATGGGCGTGTCCAAAAAGCTGGAAACGGCGATGGGCATGGGGCTGGCGACAACCTTCGTCATGACGATGGCGTCCATCTGCGCGTGGTTGATTGATACCTGGATCCTCATCCCGCTCGGGTTAATCTATCTTCGTACGCTGGCTTTTATTCTGGTCATTGCGGTTGTGGTGCAATTTACCGAGATGGTGGTGCGTAAAACCAGCCCGGCCCTCTATCGCCTGCTGGGTATCTTCCTGCCGCTGATCACCACCAACTGCGCCGTTCTCGGCGTTGCGCTGCTGAACATCAACCTTGGCCATAACTTTATGCAGTCGGCGCTGTACGGTTTTTCCGCCGCCGTCGGTTTCTCATTTGTTATGGTCCTGTTCGCGTCGATTCGCGAGCGTCTGGCGGCAGCGGATATCCCCGCGCCCTTCCGCGGTAACGCGATTGCGCTGGTGACCGCAGGTTTAATGTCTCTGGCCTTTATGGGCTTTAGTGGTCTGGTGAAGTTGTAA
- a CDS encoding oxidoreductase, with the protein MSDNIRVGLIGYGYASKTFHAPLIAGTPGMTLAAVSSSDAAKVHADWPSVPVVSEPKHLFNDPNIDLIVIPTPNDTHFPLAKAALEAGKHVVVDKPFTVTLSQARELDALAKSLGRLLSVFHNRRWDSDFLTVKRLLSEGTLGEILFFESHFDRFRPQVRNRWREQAGPGSGIWYDLAPHLLDQAVNLFGLPVSMTVDLAQLRPGAQTTDYFHAVLSYPQRRIVLHGTMVAAAESARYIIHGTRGSYVKFGLDPQEDRLKSGERLPQEDWGYDMRDGVVTRVEGEELVEETLLTIPGNYPAYYAGIRDALNGTGENPVPASQAIQIMELIELGIESAKHRATLCLA; encoded by the coding sequence ATGAGTGATAATATCCGCGTTGGGCTTATCGGCTACGGGTATGCAAGCAAAACGTTTCATGCGCCTCTGATAGCCGGGACGCCGGGGATGACCCTGGCTGCGGTATCCAGCAGCGATGCCGCTAAAGTCCATGCCGACTGGCCTTCCGTGCCGGTTGTCTCTGAGCCAAAACACCTTTTCAACGATCCGAATATTGATTTAATCGTTATCCCCACCCCGAACGACACCCACTTTCCGCTGGCAAAGGCCGCGCTGGAGGCCGGTAAGCACGTGGTGGTCGATAAGCCCTTTACCGTCACCCTGTCTCAGGCTCGCGAACTGGATGCGCTGGCAAAGAGTCTGGGCAGGCTGCTGTCGGTGTTCCATAACCGCCGCTGGGACAGCGACTTTCTGACGGTAAAAAGGCTTCTCAGTGAAGGCACGCTAGGGGAGATCCTCTTTTTTGAATCGCACTTTGACCGCTTCCGTCCGCAGGTACGAAACCGCTGGCGAGAGCAGGCCGGTCCGGGCAGCGGCATCTGGTACGATTTAGCCCCGCATCTGCTGGATCAGGCCGTCAATCTTTTTGGTCTGCCGGTGAGCATGACGGTCGATCTGGCCCAGCTCAGGCCCGGCGCGCAGACAACCGATTACTTCCACGCGGTGCTCAGCTATCCGCAGCGCCGGATTGTGCTGCACGGCACTATGGTCGCGGCCGCGGAATCGGCCCGCTACATCATTCACGGCACGCGCGGGAGCTACGTGAAGTTTGGCCTCGATCCCCAGGAGGACCGGCTGAAAAGCGGTGAACGTTTACCGCAGGAAGACTGGGGCTATGATATGCGCGACGGCGTGGTAACGCGGGTGGAAGGTGAGGAACTCGTTGAGGAGACCTTGCTGACGATCCCGGGCAACTATCCGGCCTATTACGCGGGCATCCGCGATGCGCTGAACGGTACGGGGGAGAATCCGGTTCCGGCCAGCCAGGCGATTCAGATTATGGAGCTGATTGAGCTGGGCATCGAATCTGCCAAACATCGCGCCACGCTCTGTCTGGCATAA